In Treponema rectale, a single genomic region encodes these proteins:
- the rsmG gene encoding 16S rRNA (guanine(527)-N(7))-methyltransferase RsmG: MNEKLMQGCAKLGLNLSQVQFDQLETYINAVLDFNKTYNLMKADNADELAVNHVLDSLAAVPHIASLIKPESKIGDIGSGGGCPGIPLAVAFPENSFTLVERMEKRCVFLESAVRKMNLKNVKVLCSQADSVEKEIFDLEVFRAFHPFDKKIVKLLFGMLKKGGHLAAYKARLEKINAEMAEVQVMVPDYKVINLTVPFLEDHERNLVVIQK, from the coding sequence ATGAACGAAAAACTGATGCAGGGATGCGCAAAACTGGGACTGAATTTATCACAGGTTCAGTTTGACCAGCTGGAAACTTACATAAATGCCGTCCTGGATTTTAATAAAACCTACAACCTCATGAAGGCTGACAATGCAGATGAACTTGCCGTTAACCACGTACTGGATTCACTTGCAGCAGTTCCACATATAGCTTCACTTATAAAGCCGGAGTCTAAAATCGGAGACATAGGAAGCGGCGGCGGCTGTCCGGGAATTCCCCTTGCAGTTGCTTTTCCGGAAAACTCTTTTACTCTTGTAGAAAGAATGGAAAAACGCTGCGTGTTTCTTGAAAGTGCAGTGCGCAAAATGAATCTTAAAAACGTAAAGGTTCTCTGCTCACAGGCAGATTCTGTGGAAAAAGAAATCTTTGATCTTGAAGTATTCAGGGCCTTTCATCCCTTTGATAAAAAAATAGTAAAGCTGCTGTTCGGAATGTTAAAGAAAGGCGGACATCTTGCGGCTTACAAGGCAAGGCTTGAAAAAATTAATGCAGAAATGGCAGAAGTTCAGGTTATGGTTCCTGACTACAAGGTTATCAATCTTACGGTTCCTTTTCTTGAAGACCACGAAAGAAACCTTGTAGTAATTCAAAAATAA
- a CDS encoding NAD-dependent protein deacylase, with amino-acid sequence MEENLTEKIQQLQKLIDGNNKIVFFGGAGVSTESGIPDFRSTDGLYHQKWDYPPETILSHEFFFAKTAEFYRFYREKLLVTGINPNPAHLKLAELEKKGKLSAVITQNIDGLHQSAGSKNVFELHGSTLRNYCTKCGHFFDADYIRNNKDCTGIPLCSECGGLIKPDVVLYNEGLDDNCVSGAIQALSEADLLIIGGTSLTVYPAAGLIHYYHGKDIVLINRDPGPGDNIASLTIHDSIGKVLSQIS; translated from the coding sequence ATGGAAGAAAACCTTACAGAAAAAATACAGCAGCTTCAAAAACTCATTGACGGCAATAATAAAATCGTTTTTTTTGGAGGAGCAGGAGTTTCTACAGAAAGCGGAATCCCTGACTTCAGAAGCACGGACGGACTTTACCATCAGAAATGGGACTATCCGCCGGAAACAATACTCAGCCACGAGTTTTTCTTTGCCAAAACAGCTGAATTTTACAGGTTTTACAGAGAAAAGCTCCTGGTAACGGGAATAAATCCGAACCCGGCTCACCTAAAACTTGCGGAACTGGAAAAAAAAGGCAAGCTTTCTGCCGTTATAACCCAAAACATTGACGGACTTCACCAGAGTGCCGGCAGCAAAAACGTATTTGAACTTCACGGCAGTACTTTAAGAAACTACTGTACAAAATGCGGGCATTTTTTTGACGCCGACTATATCCGAAACAACAAAGACTGTACCGGAATACCTTTATGTTCAGAATGCGGCGGTTTGATAAAGCCGGATGTTGTCCTTTATAACGAAGGGCTTGATGACAACTGTGTTTCCGGAGCAATACAGGCTCTTTCAGAAGCAGACCTGCTTATAATAGGAGGAACTTCCCTTACGGTATATCCGGCGGCAGGACTCATTCATTACTATCACGGAAAAGATATTGTCCTTATAAACAGAGACCCGGGGCCCGGGGACAATATTGCCAGCCTTACGATTCACGATTCCATAGGAAAAGTTCTGTCTCAAATATCGTAA
- a CDS encoding RsmE family RNA methyltransferase — MNICLFTDEEITRPLSLRDSRGEHLIKILHKKEGDSFSAGIINGKAGTAVITKIQSHEEHSPDNRKTWLEGTIEFDFTPESDGKPLYPLKMIVGFPRPIQLKRLLRDIAGLGVSQIHLTATELGEKSYLKADLSSPEECRKMLLEGTVQAAGTHIPEVFIHQSLQECLDSIKKEENSQTGSNSTSITAHFALDNVSPEISLIKKMNEAPYDIKPFEQAVAAIGSERGWSKSERELLENYGYVRTGMGIRVLRTETASTVAATLILAKMGLLG; from the coding sequence ATGAATATCTGTCTTTTTACTGATGAAGAAATTACCAGACCTTTAAGCCTCAGGGATTCCAGGGGAGAGCATTTAATAAAAATACTGCACAAAAAAGAAGGGGACAGTTTTTCTGCCGGAATCATTAACGGTAAAGCAGGAACTGCAGTAATTACAAAAATACAGTCCCATGAAGAACACAGCCCTGACAATAGAAAAACCTGGCTGGAAGGTACAATTGAATTTGATTTTACGCCAGAAAGCGACGGAAAACCCCTCTACCCTCTTAAAATGATTGTGGGATTTCCAAGACCGATTCAATTAAAACGGCTTTTAAGGGATATTGCAGGGCTGGGGGTAAGCCAGATTCATCTTACGGCAACTGAGCTTGGAGAAAAATCCTATCTTAAAGCAGACCTGTCTTCTCCTGAAGAATGCCGCAAAATGCTTCTGGAAGGTACGGTTCAGGCAGCAGGAACACATATACCGGAAGTTTTTATCCACCAGTCTTTGCAGGAATGCCTTGATTCAATTAAAAAAGAAGAAAATTCACAGACAGGCAGCAATAGTACTTCCATTACGGCACATTTTGCCCTTGATAACGTAAGTCCGGAAATAAGCCTGATAAAAAAAATGAATGAAGCCCCCTATGATATAAAACCTTTTGAGCAGGCTGTTGCAGCCATAGGAAGTGAAAGAGGCTGGTCAAAATCAGAAAGGGAACTTCTGGAAAACTACGGCTACGTCCGCACCGGCATGGGTATCAGAGTTTTAAGAACGGAAACTGCCTCAACAGTTGCAGCCACCCTCATTCTTGCAAAAATGGGTCTGCTGGGATAA
- a CDS encoding Ig-like domain-containing protein — protein MYRKALITLFCTSLIGTQIFAAKSEKIDEQNIPSSREAGEAHKEEDGNTLYSWEKTFPLEQKKEGKYNIVVTAEDQAGNTTVAGPYNIYIDSESDKPVVGITNPSEGMRVPGNLNIVGTCTDDDGVDVVYIILDDGPLKGIPQPAKGSEFWSYELNTTEWLEGPHTIEVYGIDKAAPIDKAWEQDKKILMGPPYNFSEDKIKAIEESREKAKERLSAQDLQTLNEYYEKNGRVKNSLISDRGDSVKVTWQLDRRTPEIHVMNPAEMGAMKSGRFKIEGYVTDGNGIEALEYSCNESKNFADLQGASLKEVKIEKSRYFQGEENAEALAALKAQGISVVYEFSITVDSRQLEEGARKCLLKARDGAGSVGRLTYLFLVKNNPPKIEILTPKEKESVNGVFTIAGYALGSYKKEKVKEENETKEIEKREVNGIKKLEWKFGEAHGGFYAKDDFKEEYKDVDDNHRLIPGNPYWTVEVDTRGINKKSEVFQITATDIMGNTVTEKRTIMLNQEADKPVVEIKYPVENEGVDGEDGLLFIRGIATDDDGIVKVVYKLDDKEEQTVECTGVFYAKIAGALSDGSHSLTAYAVDKYGIKGNKTTVSFQSKGVAPTYSGAKYVSGKSSEDFTDGMKINPEDGGSYEIKVNSTCGLKVVSWEINWGSNGSIKNDLTVAENAKSVNVSVPLSGDELPWGFAKLTVKAVDVYDRESIHYAVLNITDLTQMNVEKPGVYFTDSVVAENGAVKINPDYPLTGYFAGGKIASVTTVPQVRGVTASYDGNVITVNAAAGASSAKFKVRVSTDIWTNYDSREMYFYSDEKAPVISVDSSKFDTAAGRPFEFLTQSDRLSISGTVTSDSTVTMSYRIFSVKTDIDDTGYISVIHNPETSELKKVDLTRSGKFSITNLTTDDVFSSDGYYIVELVAESASGKKAAEAVFVRKIPYPPSDGVMAADKKGSGKKDPKIFWFSGVNYYALCVYQGEVDQQFRVVKADSVKADTGALKFEVKAVDATVKGKTPSYSESLSVSAVVDVDAHFAQIDGAPYKSGMSIVLEKGTTAEAGHKGLIKIKSNASITSVSYSFNGGSEKSAVLRAVTEGQEYEAEFPLANLPAKINTIKAVITSAGGAKKEITGTITVLRTHAVLNTSSKVYWAETDGVTMNGSSYVLNNGAALVAFANIPFQNIKASVRGDVRGLSAEAGPNNTVLFKADADGTYRGVSIRITDEAGGAYNSPEVNLIVDTSKPAITLNRPQDMIFVQNSFRVSGSVTDGNGVASLEYTLSDNEDAEWKPVSIPRGGGDFSFTVDLADVPDGYAGISLRATDTAGKLSYHNTVVQKDTTAPEVQVILPDAASTSVNGENTIAFLVKEQGLLKSITYRSPGGARSEKFDVYTRPEDVPAKVTYDSEGKEIPAPDRDNPVKTLNSSLPHMQVGNLAFPIDNRMSFVFTDAAGNNRVIPDSDYSWEFKVNSESDRPVVEINLPEENKVLTTDFKISGIVSDDDGPSRVYYKIDNGRYQLVTPDPSAAESDDVNLRYNYEIEVPLSSMTDNEHTVSVYSVDRNNIRGSEDVRKFHISLEEPKGWMTEPDISKTVKGVVTLRGTASDKNGISKVQVSIDNGASYNDAVGTTNWSYTFDTRVIQDGTHVVFFKVYDGYEITGLYSSLINIDNTAPELRLELPLDDSKTSKNLFFSGQTTDNIGLTELYITVRSLEGKTVPARLAHYELTPSEIISEVIDIERSLNDGAYNVELTGLDAAGNITRVSRNIQLDSKTQLAKSELLYPLNGEHLNGEFNIYGLASSEEDDPVQYVELSLKDGNGELNGNNRLVGLAETVPYGKNVTKNTSILTANGYYKFRVLPVYKLRDADGNIIKDEEGKDSTVSLAAGVYRYKAIVHTKNGKVIESREQTFIYAPNGPWVTLDNADFTYGDFAQNRPLLSGNAGYILTEEEKAELKDKKNLSIERKRELEGKKIKGVYISFNNGKSYRAVSRKNKGSWSYRIENLDIPAGVHFMLVKAEMYNGEAAITRTVVQVDRTSPTIKLISPGEGGHYNQQLNFKGLSGDDVNLKSVKFELRKGDKAAYEVPAFIQGLYFDVSVWGATLYNVGVGLTAFDNAVKIQVNFGQFTQSQRDSVSDLFLQEHTDLRFGGNVIGAKIIAQIGYIPFRYFFGRDWDWLSASVSVGANFSYFTDSGAKDVNGDKVSQVLSAALVQVEFPRITIPNAKLFKTWSLYTEPQVWFIPSDIASDDAKKEVFTVSFGIRTSVF, from the coding sequence ATGTATAGGAAAGCATTGATTACATTATTTTGTACCAGTCTCATAGGAACACAGATTTTTGCAGCAAAATCTGAAAAAATCGACGAGCAGAATATCCCGTCGTCAAGAGAGGCAGGTGAAGCCCATAAAGAAGAAGACGGTAATACTCTGTACAGCTGGGAAAAGACGTTCCCTCTGGAACAGAAAAAAGAGGGTAAATACAACATTGTAGTTACTGCAGAAGATCAGGCCGGTAATACCACAGTTGCCGGACCGTATAATATTTATATTGATTCAGAATCCGATAAACCTGTAGTAGGAATTACAAATCCGTCTGAAGGCATGCGCGTTCCAGGAAACCTCAATATTGTAGGTACCTGTACGGATGATGATGGCGTAGATGTCGTTTATATAATTCTCGATGACGGACCTTTGAAGGGAATTCCTCAGCCTGCAAAAGGAAGTGAATTCTGGTCTTATGAACTTAATACGACTGAATGGCTTGAAGGACCTCATACTATAGAAGTTTACGGTATAGATAAGGCAGCTCCAATTGATAAGGCCTGGGAACAGGATAAGAAAATCCTTATGGGGCCTCCGTATAATTTTTCAGAAGATAAGATAAAGGCTATAGAAGAATCGAGAGAAAAGGCAAAAGAACGTCTTTCTGCACAGGATCTTCAGACTCTTAATGAATATTACGAAAAAAATGGCAGGGTAAAGAATTCCCTTATTTCTGACCGTGGTGATTCTGTAAAGGTAACCTGGCAGCTGGACCGACGCACTCCTGAAATTCATGTTATGAATCCTGCAGAAATGGGTGCAATGAAGAGCGGTCGTTTTAAAATTGAAGGTTATGTAACTGACGGAAACGGAATTGAAGCTCTGGAATACAGCTGTAATGAATCAAAAAACTTTGCAGATTTGCAGGGGGCTTCTCTTAAAGAAGTAAAGATAGAAAAGTCCCGCTATTTCCAGGGCGAAGAAAATGCAGAAGCTCTTGCTGCCTTAAAAGCACAGGGAATTTCTGTTGTATATGAATTTTCTATTACGGTAGACAGCCGTCAGCTTGAAGAAGGTGCCCGCAAGTGTCTTTTGAAAGCCCGTGACGGTGCAGGTTCAGTAGGACGCCTTACATACCTGTTCCTTGTAAAGAATAATCCTCCTAAGATTGAAATTCTTACTCCAAAAGAAAAAGAAAGTGTAAACGGTGTCTTTACAATTGCCGGATATGCTTTGGGAAGTTACAAGAAAGAAAAGGTAAAGGAAGAAAACGAAACTAAAGAAATAGAAAAACGTGAAGTAAACGGAATCAAAAAACTTGAATGGAAATTCGGCGAAGCTCACGGCGGTTTCTATGCAAAGGATGACTTTAAAGAAGAATATAAAGATGTAGATGATAATCACCGTCTTATTCCAGGTAATCCGTACTGGACTGTAGAAGTTGATACAAGAGGAATCAATAAGAAATCTGAAGTGTTCCAGATTACTGCTACAGATATTATGGGTAATACCGTTACGGAAAAACGTACTATCATGCTTAATCAGGAAGCAGATAAACCGGTGGTAGAGATTAAGTATCCTGTAGAAAATGAAGGCGTTGACGGAGAAGACGGACTTCTGTTTATCCGCGGTATCGCTACTGATGATGACGGCATTGTAAAGGTTGTATATAAACTTGATGATAAAGAAGAGCAGACTGTTGAATGTACTGGTGTTTTCTATGCAAAGATTGCCGGTGCATTAAGTGACGGTTCTCACAGTCTTACAGCCTATGCAGTTGATAAATATGGAATAAAAGGAAATAAAACTACTGTTTCATTCCAGTCTAAGGGTGTTGCACCTACATATTCCGGGGCAAAATATGTTTCCGGTAAATCTTCTGAAGATTTTACGGACGGCATGAAGATTAATCCTGAAGACGGCGGTTCTTACGAAATAAAGGTAAATTCTACCTGCGGCCTTAAGGTTGTCAGCTGGGAAATTAACTGGGGATCAAACGGAAGTATAAAGAATGATCTGACTGTTGCAGAAAATGCAAAATCAGTAAATGTAAGCGTTCCGTTAAGCGGTGATGAGCTTCCATGGGGATTTGCAAAACTTACTGTAAAGGCAGTTGACGTTTATGACCGCGAGAGCATTCATTATGCAGTCCTTAACATAACAGACCTTACTCAGATGAATGTAGAAAAACCGGGCGTATACTTTACGGATTCTGTTGTTGCAGAGAACGGTGCCGTAAAAATTAATCCGGATTATCCTCTTACAGGATATTTTGCCGGCGGAAAGATTGCTTCAGTAACTACAGTTCCTCAGGTCAGGGGTGTAACGGCTTCTTATGACGGAAATGTCATTACTGTAAATGCAGCAGCCGGTGCTTCAAGTGCAAAATTCAAGGTTCGCGTTTCTACTGATATATGGACTAACTATGATTCAAGGGAGATGTATTTCTATTCTGATGAAAAGGCTCCTGTAATATCAGTTGATTCATCTAAATTTGACACGGCTGCAGGACGTCCGTTTGAATTCCTTACACAGAGTGACAGGCTTTCAATAAGCGGAACTGTTACTTCCGATTCAACTGTAACTATGTCTTACAGAATATTCTCCGTAAAAACTGATATTGATGATACCGGATATATTTCTGTAATTCATAATCCTGAAACTTCGGAACTTAAAAAGGTTGACCTTACCAGAAGCGGTAAATTCTCAATAACAAATCTTACGACGGATGATGTATTTTCTTCAGACGGATACTATATCGTAGAACTTGTTGCAGAATCTGCATCGGGTAAAAAAGCTGCAGAAGCTGTATTTGTAAGAAAGATTCCATATCCTCCTTCTGACGGAGTTATGGCTGCTGATAAAAAAGGTTCAGGTAAGAAAGATCCGAAGATTTTCTGGTTCAGCGGTGTAAATTATTATGCACTTTGTGTTTATCAGGGAGAAGTTGACCAGCAGTTCAGGGTTGTTAAGGCAGATTCTGTAAAGGCTGATACAGGTGCACTTAAATTTGAAGTTAAGGCTGTTGATGCAACTGTAAAGGGTAAAACTCCTTCATATTCAGAAAGTCTTTCTGTTTCAGCTGTTGTTGATGTAGACGCTCATTTTGCTCAGATTGACGGTGCTCCTTATAAGAGCGGTATGAGCATTGTCCTTGAAAAAGGAACAACTGCTGAAGCCGGTCACAAAGGACTTATAAAAATTAAGTCAAATGCTTCCATTACTTCAGTTTCTTATTCTTTTAACGGAGGCTCAGAAAAGTCTGCAGTTCTTCGTGCTGTAACTGAAGGCCAGGAATATGAAGCAGAGTTCCCTCTGGCAAATCTTCCTGCAAAAATAAATACCATTAAGGCTGTAATAACTTCAGCCGGCGGTGCAAAAAAAGAAATTACCGGTACGATAACTGTGTTAAGAACTCATGCCGTGCTTAATACTTCTTCAAAAGTATACTGGGCAGAAACTGACGGCGTTACAATGAACGGCTCTTCTTATGTTCTTAATAACGGTGCAGCCCTCGTTGCATTTGCCAACATTCCGTTCCAGAATATAAAAGCATCCGTTCGCGGAGATGTCCGGGGCTTAAGTGCAGAAGCTGGTCCTAATAATACGGTTCTGTTTAAGGCTGATGCAGACGGAACTTACAGAGGTGTTTCTATCCGTATTACTGATGAAGCCGGCGGTGCCTATAATTCACCGGAGGTTAACCTTATAGTAGATACTTCAAAGCCTGCTATTACTCTTAACAGACCTCAGGACATGATTTTTGTTCAGAATTCCTTCAGGGTAAGCGGTTCTGTTACAGACGGAAACGGAGTTGCTTCTCTTGAATATACTCTTTCTGACAATGAAGATGCAGAATGGAAGCCAGTTTCAATTCCAAGGGGTGGCGGAGACTTCAGCTTTACAGTAGATCTTGCAGATGTTCCTGACGGATATGCAGGAATTTCTTTAAGGGCAACTGATACTGCAGGAAAGCTTTCTTACCATAATACTGTCGTTCAGAAAGATACTACGGCTCCTGAGGTTCAGGTTATACTTCCGGATGCAGCAAGTACCAGTGTTAACGGTGAAAATACGATTGCTTTCCTTGTAAAAGAACAGGGACTTCTTAAGAGCATTACATACCGTTCACCGGGTGGTGCCCGTTCAGAAAAGTTTGACGTATATACCCGTCCGGAAGATGTTCCGGCAAAGGTTACTTATGATTCGGAAGGAAAAGAAATTCCTGCTCCGGACAGGGATAATCCTGTAAAGACTCTTAATTCGTCACTGCCGCACATGCAGGTCGGTAATCTTGCATTCCCGATTGATAACAGGATGTCTTTTGTATTTACGGATGCAGCAGGAAACAATCGCGTAATTCCTGACTCAGATTATTCATGGGAATTTAAGGTTAATTCAGAATCTGACAGACCGGTAGTAGAAATCAACCTTCCTGAAGAAAACAAGGTTCTTACTACAGACTTTAAGATTTCTGGTATTGTGTCTGATGATGACGGACCTAGCCGTGTTTACTATAAGATTGATAACGGACGCTATCAGCTTGTAACTCCGGATCCTTCGGCAGCAGAAAGTGATGATGTAAATCTGCGTTACAACTATGAAATTGAAGTTCCACTTTCTTCAATGACGGATAATGAACATACGGTAAGCGTTTATTCTGTTGACCGTAATAATATCCGCGGTTCTGAGGATGTACGTAAATTCCATATTTCTCTTGAGGAACCGAAAGGCTGGATGACGGAACCTGATATCAGTAAAACTGTAAAGGGAGTTGTAACTCTCAGGGGTACTGCTTCAGATAAAAACGGAATCAGCAAAGTTCAGGTTTCCATAGACAACGGTGCTTCTTATAATGACGCCGTTGGAACGACAAACTGGAGCTATACATTTGATACCCGTGTAATTCAGGATGGAACTCACGTTGTATTCTTTAAGGTATATGACGGTTACGAAATTACAGGTCTGTATTCTTCTTTGATAAACATTGATAATACGGCTCCGGAACTTCGTCTTGAGCTTCCTCTTGATGACAGTAAGACTTCAAAGAACCTGTTCTTCTCAGGACAGACGACAGATAACATTGGTCTTACGGAACTTTACATTACGGTTCGTTCTCTTGAAGGAAAAACAGTTCCTGCACGTCTTGCACATTACGAACTTACTCCTTCAGAAATTATTTCTGAAGTTATTGATATTGAGCGTTCACTTAATGACGGTGCTTACAACGTAGAGTTGACCGGTCTTGATGCAGCAGGCAACATTACCCGTGTCAGCCGCAACATTCAGCTTGATTCAAAGACACAGCTTGCAAAGAGTGAGCTTCTTTATCCTTTGAACGGTGAGCATCTTAACGGTGAGTTTAATATTTACGGTCTTGCATCTTCAGAAGAGGATGATCCGGTTCAGTATGTAGAGCTTTCTCTTAAAGACGGAAACGGAGAACTTAACGGCAATAACCGTCTTGTAGGTCTTGCAGAAACTGTTCCTTATGGAAAGAACGTAACTAAGAATACAAGTATTCTTACAGCAAACGGTTATTACAAGTTCAGGGTTCTTCCTGTTTACAAGCTTCGTGATGCCGACGGAAACATCATTAAAGATGAAGAGGGTAAGGATAGTACCGTTTCTCTTGCAGCCGGAGTTTACAGATATAAGGCAATCGTTCATACAAAGAACGGTAAGGTTATCGAGAGCCGTGAACAGACCTTTATCTATGCTCCTAACGGTCCATGGGTAACTCTGGATAATGCAGACTTTACTTACGGTGACTTTGCCCAGAACAGACCTTTGCTTTCAGGTAATGCGGGATACATTCTTACTGAAGAAGAAAAAGCAGAACTGAAAGATAAAAAGAATCTGTCTATTGAACGTAAACGTGAACTTGAAGGAAAGAAAATCAAGGGCGTATACATAAGCTTTAATAACGGTAAGTCTTATCGTGCTGTTTCCCGCAAGAACAAGGGAAGCTGGTCTTACAGGATAGAAAACCTTGATATTCCTGCAGGAGTACATTTCATGCTTGTAAAGGCAGAAATGTATAACGGAGAAGCTGCAATTACAAGAACTGTCGTTCAGGTTGACAGAACTTCTCCTACCATCAAGCTTATTTCTCCTGGAGAAGGCGGACATTACAATCAGCAGCTTAACTTCAAGGGTCTGTCCGGCGATGATGTAAACCTTAAATCCGTTAAGTTTGAACTTCGTAAGGGAGACAAGGCAGCCTATGAAGTTCCGGCATTCATTCAGGGACTTTATTTTGACGTAAGCGTATGGGGTGCTACCCTTTACAATGTAGGTGTTGGTCTTACGGCTTTTGACAATGCAGTAAAGATTCAGGTTAACTTCGGTCAGTTTACTCAGAGTCAGAGGGACAGTGTTTCTGATCTCTTCCTTCAGGAACATACAGACCTCCGCTTCGGTGGAAACGTAATCGGTGCAAAGATTATTGCCCAGATCGGATATATTCCGTTCAGGTATTTCTTTGGCCGTGACTGGGACTGGCTCAGTGCTTCGGTTTCAGTAGGTGCAAACTTCTCTTACTTTACTGATTCTGGTGCAAAAGATGTAAACGGAGATAAAGTTTCGCAGGTACTTTCTGCAGCTTTGGTTCAGGTTGAATTCCCTAGAATTACGATTCCGAATGCAAAACTGTTTAAGACCTGGTCCCTTTATACGGAACCTCAGGTATGGTTCATTCCATCGGATATTGCCAGTGATGATGCTAAGAAGGAAGTATTTACCGTATCATTCGGTATAAGAACAAGCGTATTCTAA